In one window of Mus pahari chromosome 3, PAHARI_EIJ_v1.1, whole genome shotgun sequence DNA:
- the LOC110318761 gene encoding BPI fold-containing family A member 5, which yields MFLAGSLVVLCGLLAQSTAQLAGLPYPLGQDLPMSMGHCRSLHVGQTLPYYGVTPVVSTYPSNHLDRNFRDAFRHGLLSGGVLSFLEHIPLLNYVRPTGSNAGGLIGVLGKVISSIPLLNNILDIRVTNPQLLEIGLVQSYDFHRLYATIPLGFDLRVNTLGVGSLLELSVKLDITAEIYAVRDSYGRSRLVIGDCIYPPGSLRISLLNRLGPLQNLIDSLTDILTRVIPGLVQGVVCPLVNGVLSLLDVTLAHDVADALLGGVQFVIKA from the exons ATGTTTCTAGCTGGGAGCCTCGTTGTCCTCTGTGGGCTGCTGGCCCAGAGCACAGCCCAGCTGGCAGGCCTGCCTTATCCCCTGGGCCAAGATCTGCCCATGTCTATGGGTCACTGCCGGTCCTTGCATGTGGGCCAGACCCTGCCCTACTACGGCGTGACTCCAGTCGTGTCTACGTATCCTTCAAATCATCTTGATAGAAACTTCAGGGATG CTTTCAGACACGGCCTGCTGTCCGGGGGGGTTCTGAGCTTTCTGGAACACATACCACTCTTGAACTACGTGAGACCTACAGGAAGCAATGCTGGTGGCCTGATTGGTGTACTTGGAAAAGTGATTTCATCAATCCCTCTCTTGAACAACATCCTTGA CATAAGAGTCACTAATCCCCAGCTACTGGAAATCGGTCTTGTGCAGAGCTATGATTTCCACCGCCTCTATGCCACCATCCCACTGGGTTTTGATCTCAGAGTGAACAC ACTGGGGGTTGGAAGTCTGTTGGAGCTGTCTGTGAAGCTAGATATCACTGCAGAAATCTATGCTGTGAGAGATTCTTATGGGAGGAGCCGCCTGGTCATCGGTGACTGTATATACCCTCCTGGCAGCTTGCGTATCTCCTTGCTTAATAG ACTTGGTCCCCTGCAAAACCTCATAGACAGCCTCACAGACATCTTGACTAGAGTCATTCCTGGCCTGGTGCAGGGTGTG GTGTGTCCTCTGGTCAATGGGGTTCTCAGCCTCTTGGACGTCACCCTAGCACATGATGTTGCTG ATGCGCTGCTGGGTGGAGTGCAGTTTGTCATTAAGGCCTAA